Genomic segment of Myxococcus stipitatus:
GCCATCCGACAAAGCGGCGTTACCACTATGGCAGGGGCCCACTGGCCATCAGCGAGTTGTCCAACATCCCGGCGACGAGTTTCCTCGGAACAGACGCATTGGGAAGTGTGACAGATGCATTGGCCGCTGGCGGCAACGTGCTGGCCGCACGCCAGTACGACGCGTGGGGCAATCTTCGCGAGGGGACGGTGCCTGGAGCAGGAGATTTCAAGCTGGCCTTTACTGGGCACCAGTATGACACCGAGACAGGCCTCATCTATGCGCGTGCTCGATACTACGACTCGCAACTCGGGCGCTTCTTGAGCAGGGATCCGATTGAGGGTGGCCCGCAGAATGCCCCCAATCTGCATCGTTTCTTGTATGCGCGACATAATCCACTTGCGTTTGTCGACTCCAATGGCATGCAAGAGACGAGAGGACTCAGCACGTGTGGCATGGGGGCAGGTGCCGCGCAGTGCACGCAGGCGATGTCTGGAGCGGAAGGCGTTGCGAGTACTGGGGCACCGATCGGTTCAACTCCTGTGCTTCCGCCGGCTGGGCCCAACTCGATTGTCGTGGATGCAACCGGAAAGTTGGTCTCAACCGGGCGTTCAGTCGCACAGGTTGGGCCTGCGGTACTTGGCGCACTCACGATGGCCGGAAGCTCCCTCTACAAAGCCTTTGTGGAATCCAAAGAGGACCGCGAGCAACAGCGTGCGGCTGATTTGCGCGAAATCAACGAGGCCGTCCGCGTCGCCACAGAGAAGCGCTCAAGAGAAATCGCAAGCCTTAGGACCTCTTCTGAGCAGACCGTTGTTGAGCGCCGCGATGCGCCAGGCAGTACAGGCGGGCCCCGCCTAGCGCCAGGCGTCAATGGTTCAAACCTGAGGCACATTGCACCAGGTCGCACTGGACGGGCCGTGTTTGCGCCAGGCCGTACGGGACCTGCCATTGAGGATCCCTCCACAACATCTGGAGACCTCCTTGCGCCTGGAGCGCAACGCGGACCGGGGAAGTTGACCACTTCTGGTGAGAACGCAAACCCATCAGAATCCGACGAGGCTGCGGAAGCGCGTCGACAAAGATTCGAACAGGCGGTCATTGATAACTTTCAGGGTCGAGACGAGTATGAAACGGTTGATGCTTGGGAAGTTGTCGGCATCAGCAAGCCGCAGGCCATGAGCAGCAGCAATCCGGACAAGGCCCTTGGTCCTGGTCAAAGACGATACTATGTGGACGTGATTGACAGGTTCACCGAGGAGAGATTCACTTTCTCCGTGAATTACGATTCAGAGGTCGATCAGTTCGGAACTATCAAGCCCTCGAGCGGCAAAGATGCAAAGAAGAACAGGTGAGTCAATGTCCCACACCGAATCGCTGCGACTTGAGGCGGACAGGAAATTCGAGGAGGGAGACTTTGCGGGAGCCAGGGAGGCTTACCGCTCATGTCTTCTTGAGAGTGCCCCGACGCCCGGTGCATTGGGGAATCTGAGCATTGCGGAAGACTGGGATCGATTGGAGTTCAGAATCGAACTCTCCAAGAGGCATCCCGACTCCAAGGAGGTGCGATTGGCCTTGGCTCATGCGTATCTGAATGCACAGAGGCCTCCACAGGCTGTCGCTCTTCTCGATGAACTGATCGGCGCAGAAACCGAGAGCGCGCGACGGATCCCCTTGTTGCTCGTGAGGTTGCGCGCTGCCCTGGCTGCACGGAACTTC
This window contains:
- a CDS encoding tetratricopeptide repeat protein; this translates as MSHTESLRLEADRKFEEGDFAGAREAYRSCLLESAPTPGALGNLSIAEDWDRLEFRIELSKRHPDSKEVRLALAHAYLNAQRPPQAVALLDELIGAETESARRIPLLLVRLRAALAARNFDIAAVDFVELWMAGAHIPPARRFRKGMLREVSGVVDPGVETMLRALESQLTSEASLLEFIAAKRGQLRALADLA